In Prosthecochloris marina, the genomic stretch AATGCTCACGCGGATAGTACGAACCGGAATAAAACCCGTAATAATTGAACAGATGCATAGGGATGCGGTTCCTGGTCAGGAAGTTCAGGAACTTCGAATTGAAATTCACCTCCCCGAAAACGAAAAACGAGTCGATGTTGTTTATCGGAATCACTCTCCTCCCGCCAGTATTGAGCAGGGTATCATCAAACGGATTGAGCCCATAGGTCTCCTGTTCATCTGGCTCAAGGTAGAGCGAAGGATCTGATTCAACCGTCACTTCTTCCTGCGTTGCATACGGCACAAAACAGATGGTGTTCTCCTTCCGCTGGAGAACACCGTTCGAAAAGATATAAAACGGTTGTTTTGTCGGGATCGTGAAAGGCATAAGGCAAAATGTATCGGAGATGATTTATGTTATCCCGCGTTATTTTATGACGCTGTGGCAATTTGATACTCATAATCGAACTCACTCATTTTTTTAATCAAAGATTTCTCCGCTTCATCGAGTGCATAAACAGATTCTTTTTTCGTTCTGATATAACCACCTGCAGCTAAAGTGACATACGTTTCAACACCCACCATATCCTCTTCTATTATTGGCTCTGCTTTATTTTCTTCATCTTCCTTCAGTTTTGCCCTAATGCTTCCGGCAATTTTATTCGCATTGTCTGAAATAGAAATAGCCAAAGTTTCCATCAAACTGAACGTACGCGCCTGGTTTGAAGTAATTGACCAGTTAATAATCGCGTTAGCAAGCCCTTTAATCAAGCGTTCACGCTCTTCCCTCGGGGCAAGCAAACACGCACCGAAAACAGTTTCAGCTTCCGTCCATCCGGCTTGGCGCAAATGCGCTTCCGTTTCTTCCGTAATTTCTGGTTCCAATTTGCTCAGAGAAACGCAAAACAACCGGCGCAAATCAATCGCGATGTCCTGAACAAAAAGCCCCGTCGCTCTTCTGTTATCAGGAATCCACTTTCTGTTCAGGCTTCTGTCTTTTCCAAGCAAAAGCTCTGTAATTTCTTCTACGCTTAACGTCTCTCCTTTATCATTCCTTACAATAACTTCATTGTTTGGCCTGTCACTTCGGTCAAAGGAAATATTTTC encodes the following:
- a CDS encoding CRISPR-associated protein Cas7; the encoded protein is MSTIYVRTLKRAEHTVFCVADGQKSYYDPQFNRRIPYSSGQQVKRSILEALSKELNQVPSPTTFLFDVDNKGVMKEGEVYASCDPTYSDQLFGGWMKAAKGGKDRTLKRRSPLSISAMRGLHPLLSGVDSENISFDRSDRPNNEVIVRNDKGETLSVEEITELLLGKDRSLNRKWIPDNRRATGLFVQDIAIDLRRLFCVSLSKLEPEITEETEAHLRQAGWTEAETVFGACLLAPREERERLIKGLANAIINWSITSNQARTFSLMETLAISISDNANKIAGSIRAKLKEDEENKAEPIIEEDMVGVETYVTLAAGGYIRTKKESVYALDEAEKSLIKKMSEFDYEYQIATAS